One window from the genome of Salvia miltiorrhiza cultivar Shanhuang (shh) chromosome 7, IMPLAD_Smil_shh, whole genome shotgun sequence encodes:
- the LOC130993643 gene encoding RNA-binding motif protein 25 isoform X5, translating into MPCSRISCFTNPNVIFLMFLQVICSAGECCHACAAISYCFDIFGVPRYPSPYAPMLRPAFPPQPLVGVMPPLARPPVIGIRGPIVPPIVRPITPSVTSAEEPQTTVYVGKISSTVDNDYMLSLLQLCGPVKNWKRPQDPTGTLRGFGFCEFESAEGVLRALRLLNKLRVDGQELMLNVNQTTWKYLERYVEKKIEGSRAKESATDGSDKEEARESSSDTGKAVKLTEESLKPSSDEQKKDDSEMNKEKPEAASFGLVTDEDKDADRDVSEKLTGMIEERLKNKPLPPPPPPPQPQTLIDGPGNSNSEQPSGSKDRESEDGVKNDAEDKNEDEKTAESKPSSEPDRAETGSPDRSRRHDRSRDRDRDPRRERERELERYERERELERAKREKEREYRSREDERRYKVREKEWESRERDKEHWRKKERDREKDRAHDRKWEVVDQERDGDDGYGKKRKYKISDEERKRRQREKEEDLADRVREEEEIAEAKMRAEEEQKKQLEVLKSETVPAPANGFEKAILPNETSAENQGKAEFELKPSPGAYEVTGEGILQNGTSDSSNSASDARQNSNVPTKKLGFGLSGSGKRAAVPSVFNEDEDEDAHKEKKMRPLVPIDYSTEEQEAIQSSMSEAPSANMAAAAEFVKRISTVNPKELDVEKEKSRRSHERSGHRDRDRHEEETNSIREESRRDHFERERSNKTKTPENQKLLDAKQLIDTIPKTKDELFSYEINWAIYDQNVLHERMRPWVSKKITDFLGEEEVTLVDYIVSSTQEHVEAGEMLERLQTILDDEAEMFVLKMWRMLIFEIKKVETGLAPKPRA; encoded by the exons ATGCCCTGTTCACGCATTTCCTGTTTCACGAATCCCAATGTTATTTTCTTGATGTTCCTTCAGGTTATATGTTCAGCTGGTGAGTGTTGTCATGCCTGTGCTGCAATCTCTTATTGCTTTGATATTTTTG GGGTACCTCGATATCCTTCTCCTTATGCACCAATGCTTCGGCCAGCATTTCCTCCGCAACCGTTGGTTGGTGTTATGCCACCATTGGCACGCCCTCCTGTTATCGGAATTCGTGGTCCAATTGTTCCTCCCATTGTTAGACCCATTACCCCAAGTGTCACATCAGCTGAGGAGCCACAGACAACTGTTTATGTTGGGAAGATATCATCAACTGTGGATAATGATTACATGCTGTCTCTCCTCCAG CTTTGTGGGCCTGTAAAGaattggaaacgtccacaagaCCCCACTGGAACTTTAAGAGGTTTTGgattttgtgaatttgagtCTGCTGAAGGAGTTCTTCGTGCATTGCGACTACTTAATAAGCTAAGAGTTGATGGACAAGAGTTGATG TTAAATGTTAATCAAACAACTTGGAAATATCTTGAGCGTTATGTAGAGAAAAAGATCGAAGGTTCAAGGGCCAAGGAATCTGCAACTGACGGTTCTGACAAAGAGGAAGCAAGAGAGTCGAGCTCGGATACTGGCAAAGCTGTTAAATTAACTGAAGAGTCTCTAAAGCCTTCATCAGATGAACAGAAAAAGGATGACAGTGAGATGAATAAGGAAAAACCTGAGGCTGCCAGTTTTGGCCTTGTAACTGATGAAGACAAGGATGCAGACCGTGATGTTTCTGAGAAGCTCACAGGTATGATAGAGGAACGACTGAAGAACAAACCACTTCCTCCTCCACCCCCACCTCCACAGCCACAAACACTTATTGATGGACCTGGAAACTCAAACTCAGAGCAGCCTTCTGGGTCAAAGGATAGAGAATCAGAAGATGGGGTGAAGAACG ATGCAGAAGACAAAAATGAGGACGAGAAGACTGCTGAGAGCAAACCCTCTAGTGAGCCTGATAGAGCTGAAACAGGGTCTCCTGATAGGAGTAGAAGGCATGACAGGAGCAGGGATCGTGACCGTGACCCAAGACGAGAAAGGGAAAGGGAACTTGAAAGATACGAGAGAGAGCGGGAGCTAGAACGAGCTAAgagggagaaggagagagaatataGAAGTCGAGAAGATGAACGGAGGTATAAAGTGCGTGAAAAAGAGTGGGAATCCAGGGAAAGAGATAAGGAGCATTGGCGGAAGAAAGAGCGAGATAGGGAGAAAGATAGGGCTCATGATAGGAAGTGGGAAGTTGTGGACCAAGAACGTGATGGTGATGATGGGTATGGAAAGAAGAGGAAATACAAGATCAGTGATGAAGAGAGGAAAAGAAGACAGAGGGAGAAGGAAGAGGACCTGGCTGACAGAGTGAGAGAGGAGGAAGAAATCGCAGAAGCTAAAATGAGAGCCGAAGAAGAACAGAAGAAACAGCTTGAGGTTCTGAAATCTGAAACTGTTCCAGCACCAGCTAATGGTTTTGAGAAAGCTATTTTGCCAAATGAAACCAGTGCTGAAAACCAGGGTAAGGCTGAATTTGAGCTCAAACCAAGTCCTGGGGCTTATGAAG TTACAGGCGAAGGGATTCTGCAGAATGGCACCAGTGATTCATCTAATTCTGCTTCAGATGCTCGGCAAAATAGCAATGTGCCAACTAAAAAGTTGGGCTTCGGGCTTTCAGGGTCGGGAAAGCGAGCTGCTGTACCTTCTGTTTTTAAcgaggatgaggatgaggatgcacACAAGGAAAAGAAGATGAGACCTCTAGTTCCAATTGATTACTCAACTGAGGAACAAGAAGCTATTCAATCTTCCATGTCTGAAGCCCCATCAGCCAACATGGCTGCCGCAGCAGAATTTGTGAAGCGAATTTCAACTGTTAATCCTAAAGAACTTGatgtagaaaaagaaaaaagtagaCGTTCTCATGAGAGATCTGGCCATCGTGACCGTGATAGACATGAGGAAGAGACCAATAGCATCCGTGAGGAGAGCAGAAGAGATCATTTTGAAAGAGAAAGATCAAATAAAACAAAGACCCCAGAAAACCAGAAGCTTTTGGATGCTAAGCAGTTGATTGACACTATACCAAAGACCAAAGATGAGTTGTTTTCCTATGAGATCAATTGGGCGATCTATGATCAG AATGTGCTGCATGAGAGAATGAGACCATGGGTATCAAAGAAGATAACAGACTTTTTGGGTGAGGAAGAGGTCACGCTTGTGGACTATATCGTGTCTAGCACTCAGGAGCATGTCGAGGCAGGTGAGATGCTTGAGAGGCTCCAAACTATATTGGATGATGAAGCTGAAATGTTTGTGCTTAAGATGTGGAGAATGCTTATTTTTGAGATCAAGAAGGTAGAGACTGGCCTGGCTCCGAAGCCCAGGGCCTGA
- the LOC130993643 gene encoding RNA-binding motif protein 25 isoform X10, with translation MLRPAFPPQPLVGVMPPLARPPVIGIRGPIVPPIVRPITPSVTSAEEPQTTVYVGKISSTVDNDYMLSLLQLCGPVKNWKRPQDPTGTLRGFGFCEFESAEGVLRALRLLNKLRVDGQELMLNVNQTTWKYLERYVEKKIEGSRAKESATDGSDKEEARESSSDTGKAVKLTEESLKPSSDEQKKDDSEMNKEKPEAASFGLVTDEDKDADRDVSEKLTGMIEERLKNKPLPPPPPPPQPQTLIDGPGNSNSEQPSGSKDRESEDGVKNDAEDKNEDEKTAESKPSSEPDRAETGSPDRSRRHDRSRDRDRDPRRERERELERYERERELERAKREKEREYRSREDERRYKVREKEWESRERDKEHWRKKERDREKDRAHDRKWEVVDQERDGDDGYGKKRKYKISDEERKRRQREKEEDLADRVREEEEIAEAKMRAEEEQKKQLEVLKSETVPAPANGFEKAILPNETSAENQGKAEFELKPSPGAYEVTGEGILQNGTSDSSNSASDARQNSNVPTKKLGFGLSGSGKRAAVPSVFNEDEDEDAHKEKKMRPLVPIDYSTEEQEAIQSSMSEAPSANMAAAAEFVKRISTVNPKELDVEKEKSRRSHERSGHRDRDRHEEETNSIREESRRDHFERERSNKTKTPENQKLLDAKQLIDTIPKTKDELFSYEINWAIYDQNVLHERMRPWVSKKITDFLGEEEVTLVDYIVSSTQEHVEAGEMLERLQTILDDEAEMFVLKMWRMLIFEIKKVETGLAPKPRA, from the exons ATGCTTCGGCCAGCATTTCCTCCGCAACCGTTGGTTGGTGTTATGCCACCATTGGCACGCCCTCCTGTTATCGGAATTCGTGGTCCAATTGTTCCTCCCATTGTTAGACCCATTACCCCAAGTGTCACATCAGCTGAGGAGCCACAGACAACTGTTTATGTTGGGAAGATATCATCAACTGTGGATAATGATTACATGCTGTCTCTCCTCCAG CTTTGTGGGCCTGTAAAGaattggaaacgtccacaagaCCCCACTGGAACTTTAAGAGGTTTTGgattttgtgaatttgagtCTGCTGAAGGAGTTCTTCGTGCATTGCGACTACTTAATAAGCTAAGAGTTGATGGACAAGAGTTGATG TTAAATGTTAATCAAACAACTTGGAAATATCTTGAGCGTTATGTAGAGAAAAAGATCGAAGGTTCAAGGGCCAAGGAATCTGCAACTGACGGTTCTGACAAAGAGGAAGCAAGAGAGTCGAGCTCGGATACTGGCAAAGCTGTTAAATTAACTGAAGAGTCTCTAAAGCCTTCATCAGATGAACAGAAAAAGGATGACAGTGAGATGAATAAGGAAAAACCTGAGGCTGCCAGTTTTGGCCTTGTAACTGATGAAGACAAGGATGCAGACCGTGATGTTTCTGAGAAGCTCACAGGTATGATAGAGGAACGACTGAAGAACAAACCACTTCCTCCTCCACCCCCACCTCCACAGCCACAAACACTTATTGATGGACCTGGAAACTCAAACTCAGAGCAGCCTTCTGGGTCAAAGGATAGAGAATCAGAAGATGGGGTGAAGAACG ATGCAGAAGACAAAAATGAGGACGAGAAGACTGCTGAGAGCAAACCCTCTAGTGAGCCTGATAGAGCTGAAACAGGGTCTCCTGATAGGAGTAGAAGGCATGACAGGAGCAGGGATCGTGACCGTGACCCAAGACGAGAAAGGGAAAGGGAACTTGAAAGATACGAGAGAGAGCGGGAGCTAGAACGAGCTAAgagggagaaggagagagaatataGAAGTCGAGAAGATGAACGGAGGTATAAAGTGCGTGAAAAAGAGTGGGAATCCAGGGAAAGAGATAAGGAGCATTGGCGGAAGAAAGAGCGAGATAGGGAGAAAGATAGGGCTCATGATAGGAAGTGGGAAGTTGTGGACCAAGAACGTGATGGTGATGATGGGTATGGAAAGAAGAGGAAATACAAGATCAGTGATGAAGAGAGGAAAAGAAGACAGAGGGAGAAGGAAGAGGACCTGGCTGACAGAGTGAGAGAGGAGGAAGAAATCGCAGAAGCTAAAATGAGAGCCGAAGAAGAACAGAAGAAACAGCTTGAGGTTCTGAAATCTGAAACTGTTCCAGCACCAGCTAATGGTTTTGAGAAAGCTATTTTGCCAAATGAAACCAGTGCTGAAAACCAGGGTAAGGCTGAATTTGAGCTCAAACCAAGTCCTGGGGCTTATGAAG TTACAGGCGAAGGGATTCTGCAGAATGGCACCAGTGATTCATCTAATTCTGCTTCAGATGCTCGGCAAAATAGCAATGTGCCAACTAAAAAGTTGGGCTTCGGGCTTTCAGGGTCGGGAAAGCGAGCTGCTGTACCTTCTGTTTTTAAcgaggatgaggatgaggatgcacACAAGGAAAAGAAGATGAGACCTCTAGTTCCAATTGATTACTCAACTGAGGAACAAGAAGCTATTCAATCTTCCATGTCTGAAGCCCCATCAGCCAACATGGCTGCCGCAGCAGAATTTGTGAAGCGAATTTCAACTGTTAATCCTAAAGAACTTGatgtagaaaaagaaaaaagtagaCGTTCTCATGAGAGATCTGGCCATCGTGACCGTGATAGACATGAGGAAGAGACCAATAGCATCCGTGAGGAGAGCAGAAGAGATCATTTTGAAAGAGAAAGATCAAATAAAACAAAGACCCCAGAAAACCAGAAGCTTTTGGATGCTAAGCAGTTGATTGACACTATACCAAAGACCAAAGATGAGTTGTTTTCCTATGAGATCAATTGGGCGATCTATGATCAG AATGTGCTGCATGAGAGAATGAGACCATGGGTATCAAAGAAGATAACAGACTTTTTGGGTGAGGAAGAGGTCACGCTTGTGGACTATATCGTGTCTAGCACTCAGGAGCATGTCGAGGCAGGTGAGATGCTTGAGAGGCTCCAAACTATATTGGATGATGAAGCTGAAATGTTTGTGCTTAAGATGTGGAGAATGCTTATTTTTGAGATCAAGAAGGTAGAGACTGGCCTGGCTCCGAAGCCCAGGGCCTGA